A genomic stretch from Desulfolutivibrio sulfodismutans DSM 3696 includes:
- the argC gene encoding N-acetyl-gamma-glutamyl-phosphate reductase, which yields MSKIPVGLIGVTGYTGMELVRLLARHPALELVRATSRAEAGKTLVELYPYLQGLGIGELSVTEPDAAALSGACRLVFLAVPHGAAMGYAAELLGAGLKVVDLSADFRLTDPGVYESWYGVEHRHPELLEQAVYGLPEFNAGRIKEATLVANPGCYPTSVILGLAPALAKGLIETDGIVADSKSGASGAGRKSQVGMLFCEVHDTFRAYNLGKHRHTPEIEQELSKIAGTDMMVSFNPHLLPVDRGILSTIYTKPVKSLTLDDVHNVYTTHYAQCPWVRVLPKGRLPETRFVRGTMFCDMGLVLDGRTGRLIVVTAIDNLCRGASGQALACANLMLGLPVEAGLDLAPLVP from the coding sequence ATGAGCAAGATTCCCGTCGGATTGATCGGCGTCACCGGATATACCGGCATGGAGCTGGTCCGGCTCCTGGCCCGGCACCCGGCCCTGGAGCTGGTGCGGGCCACGTCCCGGGCCGAGGCCGGGAAGACCCTGGTGGAGCTGTATCCGTACCTGCAGGGCCTGGGCATCGGCGAGCTGTCCGTCACGGAACCCGATGCGGCCGCCCTGTCCGGCGCCTGCCGCCTGGTGTTTCTGGCCGTGCCCCACGGGGCGGCCATGGGCTACGCCGCCGAGCTTTTGGGGGCAGGGCTCAAGGTTGTGGACTTAAGCGCCGATTTCCGCCTGACCGACCCGGGCGTCTACGAATCCTGGTACGGGGTGGAGCATCGCCATCCCGAGCTTCTGGAGCAGGCGGTCTATGGGCTGCCCGAGTTCAACGCGGGCAGGATCAAGGAGGCCACCCTGGTGGCCAACCCGGGCTGCTATCCCACCTCGGTCATCCTCGGCCTGGCCCCGGCCCTGGCCAAGGGCCTGATCGAGACCGACGGCATCGTGGCCGACAGCAAGTCCGGGGCCAGCGGGGCCGGGCGCAAGTCCCAGGTGGGCATGCTTTTTTGCGAGGTCCACGACACGTTTCGGGCCTACAACCTGGGCAAGCATCGCCATACCCCGGAGATCGAGCAGGAGTTGTCGAAGATCGCGGGCACGGACATGATGGTGTCGTTTAATCCGCATCTGCTGCCCGTCGACCGGGGCATTTTGTCCACCATCTATACCAAGCCGGTCAAATCCCTGACCCTGGACGACGTGCACAACGTCTACACCACCCACTATGCCCAGTGCCCGTGGGTGCGGGTTCTGCCCAAGGGAAGGCTGCCGGAAACGCGGTTCGTGCGCGGAACCATGTTCTGCGACATGGGTCTTGTGCTGGACGGCCGCACGGGTCGCCTCATCGTGGTCACGGCCATCGACAACCTGTGCCGGGGCGCGTCGGGACAGGCCCTGGCCTGCGCCAACCTGATGCTCGGGCTGCCGGTCGAGGCCGGGCTCGATCTGGCCCCGCTTGTGCCATAG
- a CDS encoding phenylacetate--CoA ligase family protein, whose amino-acid sequence MSAQYRFLPNLTPEVIAAVQTEGLNWTLRHAYAGNPGYRERLAGAGYDPGQTVSLQDLTRIPVTTVDELRTGYPLPLLSVPESEVVRIHASSGTTGKRKILAYTQNDIDTWKDMFARCYELAGLTPLDRVQIAVGYGLWTAGAGFQLGCERFGAMCVPIGPGNMEIHLQLLEDLKTTCLCSTASMALLLAEEVAKHNLRKKISLKKAIFGAETHTPKMRARFEDWLGLEDSFDISGMTELYGPGAGLECAAHAGIHYWADLYILEVLDPETLLPVAPGEVGEIVVTTLKKEAAPLIRYRTRDLTRLIPGECPCGLAVPRHDRILGRSDDMFIFRGVNIYPGQIAAVLEAFPELGSEFQIRLTRKDGRDQMLVKIERKIGVPADMDQNLSESVSVEMRKHLLARGWVEIVAPGELPRSFGKTKRLIDDRDAQ is encoded by the coding sequence ATGTCCGCACAGTATCGTTTTCTCCCCAATCTCACCCCGGAAGTCATCGCCGCCGTCCAGACCGAGGGCCTCAACTGGACCCTGCGCCACGCCTATGCCGGCAACCCCGGCTACCGCGAACGCCTGGCCGGGGCCGGATACGATCCGGGCCAGACCGTCAGCCTGCAGGACTTGACCCGCATCCCGGTGACCACCGTGGACGAGCTGCGCACGGGCTATCCCCTGCCCCTTCTGTCCGTGCCCGAATCCGAGGTGGTGCGCATCCACGCCTCCAGCGGCACCACGGGCAAGCGCAAAATCCTGGCCTACACCCAAAACGACATCGACACCTGGAAGGACATGTTCGCCCGCTGCTACGAGCTGGCCGGGCTGACCCCGCTGGACCGGGTGCAGATCGCCGTGGGCTACGGCCTGTGGACCGCCGGGGCCGGGTTCCAGCTCGGCTGCGAACGCTTCGGGGCCATGTGCGTGCCCATCGGCCCGGGCAACATGGAAATCCATCTCCAGCTCCTGGAAGACCTTAAGACCACCTGCCTGTGTTCCACGGCCTCCATGGCCCTGCTTCTGGCCGAAGAGGTGGCCAAGCACAACCTCAGGAAGAAAATCTCCCTGAAAAAGGCCATCTTCGGGGCCGAGACCCACACCCCGAAGATGCGGGCCCGCTTTGAAGACTGGCTGGGCCTTGAGGACAGCTTCGACATCTCGGGCATGACCGAGCTCTACGGCCCGGGCGCGGGCCTGGAGTGCGCCGCCCATGCGGGCATCCACTACTGGGCGGACCTGTACATCCTGGAGGTGCTCGATCCCGAGACGCTTTTGCCCGTGGCCCCGGGCGAGGTGGGGGAAATCGTGGTCACCACGCTCAAAAAAGAGGCCGCGCCGCTTATCCGCTACCGCACCCGCGACCTGACGCGGCTGATCCCGGGCGAGTGTCCCTGCGGCCTGGCCGTGCCGCGCCACGACCGGATCCTTGGCCGTTCCGACGACATGTTCATCTTCCGGGGCGTGAACATCTACCCCGGCCAGATCGCGGCGGTGCTGGAGGCCTTCCCGGAGCTTGGCTCGGAGTTTCAGATCCGGCTGACGCGCAAGGACGGCCGGGACCAGATGCTGGTCAAGATCGAACGCAAGATCGGGGTTCCGGCGGACATGGACCAGAACCTGTCCGAGTCGGTGTCCGTGGAGATGCGCAAGCACCTTCTGGCCAGGGGCTGGGTGGAGATCGTGGCCCCCGGCGAGCTGCCGCGCTCCTTCGGCAAGACCAAGCGGCTTATCGACGACCGCGACGCACAGTAG
- a CDS encoding PH domain-containing protein produces the protein MIEEQVFAVVPTTLRMWWLNLIFAGIIGLLLATLFFVRHLTASVSQATFAVGSGALTIRAWPYGRTIPLADLDLAAARVVDPATDPEARLSWKRNGVNLGVLRAGWWKIKGGGKGLVFLTAPGEAVYVPTRQGYVFMATVADPRGFLEALRREGAALPPVRENI, from the coding sequence ATGATCGAGGAACAGGTGTTCGCGGTGGTTCCGACCACGCTCCGGATGTGGTGGCTCAATCTGATTTTCGCCGGGATCATCGGGCTGCTTCTGGCGACATTGTTTTTCGTCCGTCACCTGACGGCGAGCGTGTCCCAGGCCACCTTCGCCGTCGGCAGCGGCGCGCTGACCATCCGGGCCTGGCCCTACGGCCGGACCATCCCCCTGGCCGACCTGGATCTGGCGGCGGCCCGCGTCGTGGACCCGGCCACGGACCCCGAGGCCCGGCTGTCCTGGAAACGAAACGGCGTGAATCTCGGCGTGCTTCGGGCCGGATGGTGGAAGATCAAAGGAGGCGGCAAGGGGCTTGTCTTTTTGACCGCGCCGGGCGAGGCGGTCTATGTGCCCACGCGCCAGGGGTATGTCTTCATGGCCACGGTGGCCGATCCCCGGGGGTTTCTGGAGGCGCTTCGCCGGGAAGGCGCTGCTTTGCCGCCGGTCAGGGAAAATATCTAG
- a CDS encoding HEPN domain-containing protein: MNDDVQVWLQYAADNLQAGRLLLENGLFNPCLQNAQQAAEKTLNACLLHLGQDVERTHGIGTLARKAKLLCTLDISHEQCDLLDSIYIPSKYPVYSVLPDFVPDADICRTCIDIADGLFQQTQNRVRLSPRIS, from the coding sequence ATGAACGATGACGTCCAGGTCTGGCTCCAGTATGCCGCAGACAATCTCCAGGCAGGCCGTCTCCTCCTGGAGAATGGACTTTTCAATCCCTGTCTGCAAAATGCCCAGCAAGCCGCCGAAAAAACCCTCAACGCCTGTCTTTTGCATCTCGGCCAGGACGTGGAGCGGACTCACGGTATCGGAACATTGGCACGGAAAGCCAAGCTGCTTTGTACGCTCGACATCTCCCATGAGCAGTGCGACCTCCTTGACTCCATTTACATTCCGTCAAAATATCCCGTCTACTCGGTGCTACCCGACTTCGTTCCCGATGCGGATATCTGCCGGACGTGCATCGATATCGCGGATGGCCTCTTCCAGCAGACCCAGAACCGTGTACGGCTCTCGCCGCGCATTTCGTAA
- a CDS encoding nucleotidyltransferase domain-containing protein — translation MVRLAADDKMRLVDELVACLRREQEIVRIVIFGSFVQSDAPHDMDVAIFQDSAENYLPLVMKYREKTRRIADDIALDIIPIRPNAPRTSFLAEIERGNTVYER, via the coding sequence ATGGTCCGTCTCGCCGCTGACGACAAAATGCGCCTTGTCGATGAACTCGTTGCCTGCCTCAGGCGCGAGCAGGAGATCGTCCGCATCGTGATCTTCGGGTCGTTTGTGCAAAGCGACGCCCCACACGACATGGATGTGGCCATTTTCCAGGACAGCGCGGAAAACTATCTCCCCCTGGTCATGAAATACCGGGAAAAGACCCGGCGCATCGCCGACGACATCGCCCTGGACATCATCCCCATTCGCCCGAACGCGCCCCGGACCTCCTTTCTCGCGGAAATCGAACGGGGAAACACCGTCTATGAACGATGA
- the nrfH gene encoding cytochrome c nitrite reductase small subunit: protein MARTFRNRLGYLAVAVVIAAAGGFFVMFGPPGLMAKTETPDFCASCHVMEAQYEAWFHAGAHRSIKCVDCHLPHGNVAIYYTWKSIDGMKDVVVFHSGRVPENITASSHAKATIQGNCIRCHTERVFKIDMERNCWDCHRQLQHRLTGIRQTI, encoded by the coding sequence ATGGCCCGAACCTTCAGGAATCGGCTGGGGTACTTGGCCGTGGCCGTCGTGATCGCGGCGGCAGGCGGCTTTTTCGTCATGTTCGGCCCGCCGGGGCTCATGGCCAAGACCGAAACTCCCGATTTCTGCGCCTCCTGCCATGTCATGGAGGCCCAATACGAGGCCTGGTTCCACGCCGGGGCCCACCGCTCGATCAAATGCGTGGACTGTCATCTGCCCCACGGCAACGTGGCCATCTACTATACCTGGAAGTCCATCGACGGCATGAAGGATGTCGTGGTCTTCCATTCCGGCCGGGTTCCCGAGAACATCACCGCCTCGAGCCACGCCAAGGCCACGATCCAGGGCAACTGCATCCGCTGCCACACCGAGCGGGTTTTCAAGATCGACATGGAGCGAAACTGCTGGGACTGCCACCGGCAATTGCAACACAGGCTGACGGGCATCCGCCAGACCATCTGA
- a CDS encoding ammonia-forming cytochrome c nitrite reductase subunit c552 → MFKGALTVATTALLTVFLFGATGCEPPKPEPVKTVTIPDGEIDPAIWGKAYPEEYESWKKTEEPVKTRLSKYKTGMDGGAVSVDKLSEFPYMALLFNGWGFGVEYNEPRGHAYMIRDQLEIDASRLKSGGVCLSCKTPYAPGLQKKLGTDYYKLPFKQVLDMIPEKDRTLGVACIDCHDNKDMSLKISRGFTLVEGLKTMGADPATLTRQQMRTVVCAQCHVTYNIPKDKENKSVGLYFPWQGSTFGNITIENIIKQIRSDDSVREWKQTVTGFKMGFIRHPEFEFFTQNSVHYKAGASCADCHMPYTKAGVYKISDHRVMSPVQNEMRACIQCHAESTDWLKERVFTIQDRTASLMIRAGYATATVAKLFETIHKAKEAGKTINEEFYAKARDYYEEAFYRSLFMGAENSIGFHNPTEGLRILGDAVAFASKAEGLQRQLLAQAGVEAPLVIDLELLKYLEDRGDKKLKFNPAIEFKDPSGVQDRFK, encoded by the coding sequence ATGTTCAAAGGGGCGCTGACGGTGGCGACGACAGCTCTTCTGACGGTCTTTTTGTTCGGAGCGACGGGGTGTGAGCCGCCCAAACCCGAGCCGGTCAAGACCGTGACCATTCCCGACGGCGAGATCGACCCCGCCATCTGGGGCAAGGCCTATCCCGAGGAGTACGAGTCCTGGAAAAAGACCGAGGAGCCGGTCAAAACCCGGCTCAGCAAATACAAGACCGGCATGGACGGCGGCGCGGTCAGCGTGGACAAGCTCTCGGAGTTCCCCTACATGGCCCTGCTTTTTAACGGCTGGGGATTTGGCGTGGAGTACAACGAACCGCGCGGCCACGCCTACATGATCCGCGACCAGCTTGAGATCGACGCCTCGCGCTTAAAGTCCGGCGGCGTGTGCTTAAGCTGCAAGACCCCCTACGCCCCGGGCCTGCAAAAAAAGCTCGGCACGGACTACTACAAGCTGCCCTTCAAGCAGGTCTTGGACATGATTCCGGAAAAAGACCGGACCCTCGGCGTGGCCTGTATCGACTGCCACGACAACAAGGACATGTCGCTCAAGATCTCCCGGGGATTCACCCTGGTCGAGGGCCTAAAGACCATGGGCGCGGACCCGGCCACCCTGACCCGGCAGCAGATGCGCACCGTGGTCTGCGCCCAGTGCCACGTGACCTACAACATCCCCAAGGACAAGGAAAACAAGTCCGTCGGCCTGTATTTTCCCTGGCAGGGCAGCACGTTTGGCAACATCACCATCGAAAACATCATCAAGCAGATCCGCTCCGACGACTCGGTGCGGGAATGGAAGCAGACCGTGACCGGCTTCAAGATGGGGTTCATCCGCCATCCGGAGTTCGAATTTTTCACCCAGAACAGCGTCCACTACAAGGCCGGGGCCTCCTGCGCCGACTGCCACATGCCCTATACCAAGGCCGGGGTCTACAAGATCTCCGACCACCGGGTCATGAGCCCGGTGCAAAACGAGATGCGGGCCTGCATCCAGTGCCACGCCGAAAGCACCGACTGGCTCAAGGAACGCGTTTTCACCATCCAGGACCGCACGGCCTCGCTCATGATCCGGGCGGGCTACGCCACGGCCACCGTGGCCAAGCTGTTCGAGACCATCCACAAGGCCAAAGAGGCCGGCAAGACCATCAACGAGGAATTCTACGCCAAGGCCAGGGACTATTACGAGGAGGCCTTCTACCGCTCCTTGTTCATGGGCGCAGAAAACTCCATCGGCTTCCACAACCCCACCGAGGGCCTGCGCATCCTGGGCGACGCCGTGGCCTTCGCCTCCAAGGCCGAGGGACTGCAGCGCCAACTGCTGGCCCAGGCCGGGGTGGAGGCGCCGCTGGTCATCGACCTGGAACTGCTCAAGTACCTGGAGGACCGGGGCGACAAGAAGCTCAAGTTCAACCCGGCCATCGAATTCAAGGATCCCTCCGGGGTCCAGGACCGCTTCAAGTAG
- a CDS encoding DUF1844 domain-containing protein, with translation MSDNQDFKATDRRAAGPEAGGTGACKDGQAAPPHKDEPCYPPVAFSTFLLSLAASAMVQLGESPEPETGQYMQNLPLAKHTIDILAMLQCKTRANATDEEAKLLAELLCQLRLSYVKKNG, from the coding sequence ATGAGCGACAACCAGGATTTCAAGGCCACGGATCGCCGGGCCGCAGGGCCGGAGGCGGGCGGGACCGGCGCTTGCAAGGACGGACAGGCCGCGCCGCCGCACAAGGACGAGCCCTGTTATCCGCCCGTGGCCTTTTCCACATTTTTGTTGTCCCTGGCGGCCTCGGCCATGGTCCAGCTTGGGGAATCCCCCGAGCCCGAGACCGGGCAGTACATGCAGAACCTGCCCCTGGCCAAACACACCATCGACATCCTGGCCATGCTGCAATGCAAGACCCGGGCGAACGCCACCGACGAGGAGGCCAAGCTTCTGGCCGAGCTTTTGTGTCAGCTGCGGCTGTCCTACGTCAAAAAAAACGGCTGA
- the pyk gene encoding pyruvate kinase has protein sequence MQTKIVATLGPASMHPETMRQMVAAGVRIFRLNFSHSDAAYFIPAIKTIREIEGEMGIPLTALGDLCGPKIRIGEVEGSPKQVNKGEYLHLGLPDERPAGGELSYVSLDIPELLAGLDVGMPVNLSDGLLQFKVAKVVKADRLFELEAQNAGFLSSHKGIAFPGKHHPMPALTAKDIKDLHEGIDVGIDAVALSFVQSANDVADVKEHIKAHGAWIPVVAKLERQNAVENLDDILKITDVVMVARGDLGLECPIPELPIIQKKIIRACRHAQKPVIVATQMLLSMVHNPIPTRAESTDVANAILDGADCVMLSEETAIGDYPVETVKVMRQISDEALRYYLERIEGPFAPKKERNPAKYLAYAASLLATNVDAPALISHTVSGDTARILSSRRPAQPIYALTPDTRVLRALNFAWGVKPRLITGDDRRHMDRVEEYVEANPDFKAGEPVVITAGRPTPGNPSSGTNEIKIYYK, from the coding sequence ATGCAGACCAAAATCGTAGCCACGCTTGGCCCCGCGTCCATGCATCCGGAGACCATGCGCCAGATGGTCGCGGCCGGGGTGCGCATCTTCCGCCTGAATTTTTCCCATTCCGACGCGGCCTACTTCATCCCGGCCATCAAGACCATCCGGGAGATCGAGGGCGAGATGGGCATTCCGCTCACGGCCCTTGGCGACCTGTGCGGCCCCAAAATCCGCATCGGCGAGGTGGAAGGCTCCCCCAAACAGGTGAACAAGGGCGAATACCTGCACCTGGGCCTGCCCGACGAACGCCCGGCGGGCGGCGAACTGTCCTATGTGAGCCTGGACATTCCGGAACTTCTGGCCGGGCTCGACGTGGGCATGCCGGTAAATTTGAGCGACGGGCTGTTGCAATTCAAGGTGGCCAAGGTGGTCAAGGCCGACCGGCTCTTTGAACTCGAGGCCCAGAACGCCGGTTTTCTGTCCTCCCACAAGGGCATCGCCTTCCCCGGCAAGCACCACCCCATGCCCGCCCTGACCGCCAAAGACATCAAAGACCTGCACGAGGGCATCGACGTGGGCATCGACGCCGTGGCCCTGTCGTTCGTGCAAAGCGCCAACGACGTGGCCGACGTCAAGGAGCACATCAAGGCCCACGGCGCCTGGATTCCGGTGGTGGCCAAGCTCGAGCGGCAAAACGCCGTGGAGAACCTGGACGACATCTTAAAAATCACCGACGTGGTCATGGTGGCCCGGGGCGACCTGGGCCTGGAATGCCCCATCCCGGAGCTGCCCATCATCCAGAAGAAGATCATCCGGGCCTGCCGCCACGCCCAGAAGCCGGTCATCGTGGCCACCCAGATGCTTCTGTCCATGGTCCACAACCCCATCCCCACCCGGGCCGAGAGCACGGACGTGGCCAACGCCATCCTGGACGGGGCCGATTGCGTGATGCTCTCCGAGGAGACGGCCATCGGCGACTATCCGGTGGAGACGGTGAAGGTCATGCGCCAGATCTCGGATGAGGCCTTACGCTACTACCTGGAGCGCATCGAAGGGCCGTTCGCGCCCAAAAAGGAGCGCAACCCGGCCAAGTACCTGGCCTACGCGGCGAGTCTCTTGGCCACCAACGTGGATGCCCCGGCGCTGATCAGCCACACGGTCAGCGGCGACACGGCCAGGATTTTGTCGTCGCGGCGTCCGGCCCAGCCCATCTACGCCCTGACCCCGGACACCCGGGTGCTTAGGGCCTTAAACTTCGCCTGGGGGGTGAAGCCCCGGCTGATCACCGGCGACGACCGGCGGCATATGGACCGGGTGGAGGAATATGTGGAGGCCAATCCGGATTTCAAGGCGGGCGAGCCGGTGGTGATCACCGCCGGACGGCCCACCCCGGGCAATCCCAGCTCCGGCACCAACGAGATCAAGATTTATTACAAATAA
- a CDS encoding DMT family transporter, whose protein sequence is MLMISAAFLQAAKDAFLKRAMAGMDVLVATWSYCLVTSVLLAGMLFSSGFPPVGARFWWLVTVSGVFGGLNLVLYITAVKASDLSLTLPMLALSPLFMLITSPLMIGEFPDPAGLFGIVLIVAGSYALNLRRFADGFFAPFKALLDQKGPRLMLLVSFLWSLFANVDRMGLDVSAPIPWVFSTYFATTVFLTPLVLWRAAAPFSQVRRHPREILAAGLFEAVSLAFQMYALTMTLVAYVIAVKRLSAVFGVLIGALIFKESGLAERLFGAALMVAGVFFIALLG, encoded by the coding sequence ATGCTCATGATATCGGCCGCCTTTCTCCAGGCCGCCAAGGACGCCTTCCTGAAACGGGCCATGGCCGGGATGGACGTGCTGGTGGCCACCTGGAGCTATTGCCTGGTGACCTCGGTCCTTCTGGCCGGGATGCTGTTCTCCTCCGGATTTCCCCCGGTGGGGGCCAGATTTTGGTGGCTGGTCACCGTAAGCGGCGTGTTCGGGGGCCTCAACCTCGTGCTCTACATCACGGCGGTCAAGGCCTCGGACCTGTCGCTGACGCTGCCCATGCTGGCCCTGTCGCCGCTTTTCATGCTCATCACCAGCCCGCTGATGATCGGCGAATTTCCCGATCCGGCGGGACTCTTCGGCATCGTGCTCATCGTGGCCGGATCGTATGCCCTCAACCTCAGACGTTTCGCCGACGGCTTTTTCGCCCCTTTCAAGGCTCTTCTCGACCAAAAGGGGCCGCGGCTCATGCTTTTGGTGTCGTTTTTATGGAGCCTTTTCGCCAACGTGGACCGCATGGGCCTCGATGTCTCCGCGCCCATCCCCTGGGTGTTCTCCACCTATTTCGCCACCACGGTCTTTCTCACGCCCCTTGTCCTGTGGCGCGCGGCTGCGCCCTTTTCCCAGGTGCGTCGCCATCCCCGGGAGATTCTTGCCGCCGGACTTTTCGAGGCCGTGTCCCTGGCCTTCCAGATGTACGCCCTGACCATGACCCTGGTGGCCTACGTCATCGCGGTCAAACGCTTAAGCGCCGTGTTCGGGGTGCTCATCGGGGCCTTGATCTTCAAGGAGTCCGGTCTGGCCGAGCGGCTTTTCGGCGCGGCGCTCATGGTGGCGGGAGTTTTTTTTATCGCGCTTTTGGGGTAG